The following DNA comes from Centropristis striata isolate RG_2023a ecotype Rhode Island chromosome 3, C.striata_1.0, whole genome shotgun sequence.
TTAAGATGTCAGTGTCTGTGATCGTGGTGATATTTGTATTCACCGGAGCTGTTTGTACTTCTGCAACAAGTAAGTTATGAACTTTTTAGCTTTTATCAGCGAGTTCAGATGCTttctgtgaaaataaaagtgaaagtaTGAGATTATTATCCTTTATTTTTGTCTCGCAAAAGGATGTAGTCTCATTTTTtgggcaaaaaaagaaactattttaaaaacGCCTCACACCAGATTTACATTATAGTTTAGTCCACTATTtagatttattataaatgtaaataatgtgctTTTATATGTGTCACAGGTCTTATGAAGAACACTCCAAATGTTCTGAATACTGACCACGTTATCAACACAAGACACTCTGATAAATTTCATCTTCTACACATATTCAGTTTTCTTTTGCTTACAGAGGCTCCATACAGCAGAAATTCTCATATTCATGTAGTTTAATTATCTTCATCCCTCAATAATTTGAAGTTAAGACTGAAAGCTCACCTGTTAAATCAAGACTCTTAATAATTTCTTTTCCAGTCTAGTTGTCATTGGATCATTATGTCTTATTCATGCTCATACactcaaatacaattatttaagttgaaattatgagataaaaagtcaaaattatgagataaaaagtcaaaatttcttTTCCAGTATATTTGTCATTGGATCATTATCTCTTATTCAAACactcaaatacaattattttacctttatacacacccatgtttttatttctgacttttttgtgtgtgtgctataaaatggcacttgtattgctttcttttgttgttgtttgttgttgctttctctcattgttgttgatttattttttaatttttgtatatttttcttgGGGAGGTGTTTTTTATGAGCCCATATAGgatttttttaacctctcccaCACTTACTATTCTTGTTTCAGCCgctattcagtttcagtaacacactgcaaaaaaaaaaagaaaagttgggtgaactcaaaatttcaaggcaacaaacttcgataaaattttaagttggacaattaaactaaatattttaagttttgtttttgaaaacctcggaatttctctggcacgattgtaacgccgctatgaaatgtcagctaatgttgcgaccacaattttgagttagcattgatacactaatggctactcttgtagctgtaacaagcagcgccactagcatcagttagccgctagccgctagcatcagaaagccgctagcttttgctaatgaatttcaccgctttcccgcatttcccaacaaagaaataagagttatcagaactattgtcccttgttgtgaaccccaacttaaagatataagtaacaacaactcaccaacttgtttttgagcagacaactggcttcctttgttgtgctaacttacattattgccctaaatgtcaataatttatatttcaaagttttaccaacttaaatcttctggtgtataggtagcattagtcATCAgctccagctgtgtgtgtgtgtgtctgcatcaaTATCCAGTGAAAGGACCTCACTGTAGGTGCAGCCTGCCCCCTGGCGGTGTGTTGGAGTAGTGCAACTAACCACTACTTATATACAactacatcaggggtctcaaactcaaattatcaagtatcaaaatgaccaaaaaaagacacaaaataaaatttaaaaaactaaaataatttgaaaaagacacaaaattacaaaaaagacacaaaatgaccaaaaatgacacaaaatgatagaaaaaaaaactaaattactttaaaaagacacaaaatgaccaaaaacacagaaatttacaaaaaaaaacccacacaaaatgacttaaaaaaatacaaaaaatgacccaagaagacacaaaattacaaaaatgacacaaaatgaccaaaaaagacacaaaattacaaaaaaaaaaaaaagacacaaaatgacagaaaaaaactaaattacttaaaaaagacacaaaattacaaaaaagacacaaaatgaccaaaaatgacacaaaatgacagaaaaaaactaaattactttaaaaagacacaaattgaccaaaaaaaacacaaaattactaaaaaaaaaagacacaaaatgaccaaaaaagacacaaaattactttaaaaagacacaaaatgacagaaaaaaatgacttaaaaaatacaaaaaatgacccaaaaagacacaaaattactaaaaaaaagacacaaaatgaccaaaaaagacacaaaattactttaaaaagacacaaaatgacagaaaaaaaacctaaattacttaaaaaagacacaaaatgaccaaaaaagacacacatttacaaaaaaagacacagtatgacaaaaaaagaaacaaaatgacagaaaaactgttttaggccaaaaaatacaagttggcttttttgcagtgtgctactacttttatctctctctccttcctggCTGTTGGTTTCAGTGAATGTCAGTACATCCTGTGATGCTGTTCCATCTCTTCTCTTCCAGCCCCTCCCCATGACTTCCACTACACTACCGGCTGCTATGAGTCCGGTTTGGTGCTGGTGGATGGTCTTCTTGATGATCAGGTGGCGGGATATGCTGATTACAGCAGGAAAGAAGTGGTGGTTGTGATACCTCACGTGCCACCGGTTCTAGGAGGATTAGTGGAAGTTGCTTATCAATTTGCCAAAAACAGCATCTCTGAATGTCGCAACACTTTGAGGATATTAAAAGGGAGGTCTCCTCATGCTGTCATACCACAAGGTACCCACTTCCTTTATATTATACAGTACTTCTGTTTTAAATGACATGGATAATGTGTTATATCACGCCgttgttaactctatggagtgtttttgggctattttgtccatttctgaatcctttccatcctgcctgtatacaccacttaaaacatgtttaaataccatgttggtatatattttttcacctatatgacctgataataatttattttttattctgacttactgaatcaacatttagaaccaaaaagaaacaacgaaaaaccaacataaatgtgatcttgtgattgtgtgtgatcctgtcatcaactctggtttttattctagtgggactctattttatttgtgtcttgcgtgtttagcgtaacaattttggccattttgtgtattttatagtcattatgtgtcttttttagtcattctgtgtgtttttttaagtcatgttgtgtctttgtaagtcgttttgtttctttcttggtcattttgtgtcttttttgtgtctttttagtaattttgtgtcttttttttagtaattttgtgtctttgtaagtcattttgtgtctttttgtttattttttgtgtcttttttagtcattttgtgtcttctgtgtttttttggtcattttttctccttatttgtttctttttttggtcattttgtgtcttttttagtcctttagtccaacataaaatgtgatttttaatctttttttaacttccaaaacactatcatgctcaataaagaattttaaatgtttcaaatgtgaccaaaggtgtcaaatctaacatataagagggttccatccagttctatcatttgatactaaatctatttgagcttgtctccagttttacttggtatatcatcatcaaactgaaactggcctcatggagtttacagccagaactttagaggtaaatttacagtagggctccacgctgctttgttttctagtctgatggaggcaacaagtctggattatttggagctttcgGAGACtcaaaaggtttaaaaagtatcctcctgttgtgtttttctttgtgttaaTTGTCCAGACGCTCCACACGTCTCCGTCCACAGCCGCTACGAGGGCGAGGACGGCGTGCTGAACACTCTCTTCTGTCTGGCCGATCACTTCTACCCCCCCTCCATCAACTTCACCTGGACAAAGAACGGGGTGGAGGTCACAGAAGGAGTGTCCAACCAGCGTTACCGCCACAACAGTGACGGGACCTTCCACAGGATCTCAACACTGAGTTTCACTCCTCAGGACGGAGACGTTTACTCCTGCTGGGTGCAGCACCAGGCCTCACAGAGACCTCTCTCCAGGAGCTGGGGTAAGACCAAGAGTCATGATTGttaatattaaccctttggggctattttgactccttttcattctgacaccaaaaagacacaaaaaatggcaaaaaaaaaaaaaacacacacacacacacacaaaaagacacaaaaaaacgcacaaaaacaatttttttttttttttttacaaaaaagacacaaaagaaaacataattttttttttttttacaaaaaccacacaaaaaatgacaaaaacacacataaaaaacacataaaaaacatacaaaaaatgacaaaaaacataaaaaaatgactataaatgaccaaaaaagactcaaaatgactacaaaaagacacaaaatgaccaaaaaagacacaaaatgactaaaaaaacgacacaaaatgaccaaaaaaagacacaaaatgactaaaaaagacacaaaatgactagaaaagacacaaaatgtctaaaaaaagacacaaaatgacaaaaaaagacacaaaatgacaaaaaaagacacaaaaaagacacaaactgaccaaaaaaagacacaaaatgactaaaaaaagacacaaaattacaaaaaaaaaaatacacaaaatgactaaaaattttGCTAAacacaagagacacaaataaaatggagtcccactaaaataaaaataaataaaaaagttgatgacaggatcacacacaatcacaagatcacatttatgttggtttttctttgttcctttttggttctaaatgttgatccagtaagtcaaaataaaaaatcaattattattatcaggtcatataggtgaaaaatatataccaacatggcatttaaacatgttttaagtggtgtatacaggcaggatggaaagattcagaaatggactaaatagaccaaaactccatagagttaacaccCTACACAACAGTCCGTCCTTTGAGATCCTCAGAGGTCTCCTGACTGTTCCAGAGGCTGAGAACTAAGGAAGACAGAACGTTCTCAGTCAGGGCCCGAGGCTCTGAACAACCTGCCTCAGGAAACCAGGTCggctgagtcagtgatctcttttaaatctcttcttaaacaAACTTTTATCAGAGAGCctttcctcattttacctgaactttaccttccctttaaccctctgaaatcttcggctattatgtcttttaaaaggaaacataaaatttgatattgaaaattatgtttcaaaacacagaattttaaatattgcaaatatgaatacaggttgcaaatacaacatataacaggtacaatgaggataatatctagttcaatagtttatactaaatatatttgacaatatctccagtttaacttggccgaatatcatcaaacaaaaatctggtatggagtttcaagccagaactttagagtggagaagaagaagaagaagtaagaAGTAGTAAGAAGTAAGAAGTAATatgcaggtgttttcatggactctagagggttaactgtcttttaattgcacagaactatgtcattctctaacattatttttatctgttgtttcatgtctgtttttaacttgtctttgtaaagcactttgtaacatgtgttttgaaaagtgctctatcaataaaaagtattattattattattattattattattattattattattattattattattaaagattgttttttgttccccccacagagctgcagcagcagcagcatagcAACATGAGTCTTGCAGCAGGATTCTTCTATACGAGCCTCGTGTTGTGTCTGCTGGGAATCGGGACCGGAGTCTTCTTCTTCACCAAACAGCCAAATTAGTTCCTTCACTTGTAAATGAgtgatttatatattatagCCTCTTCTGAAGGACGACTATAATTTTCTATGTTCATTAAAGTAAACAAAACCTCAAAAACACCTCACCATATTCAGTATTAAGATTATAAGTGTtaagattatattttattttattacaccTGAATGATATGTTATTTATGTTGCTTGGTGTTTAATAAGGAGATAATTTTTATATGATGTGTTGGAGCTGTTACATGACCaacagtatatatttttgtaagaCTGAGACTGTtgattaaaacaaacatacataaaTCTGGTTACATTTCACTTGAAATATGGACAATTCATTTGTTCTTGAAAAATAAagcagactttaaaaaaacagcctgtaaaatgtatttgttattccaaaatgtatttatttatttttaatgaaaatgaaaaaaatactattttttttagtacAAGATCTACATTTCCTTGAATTTTTATATTACCTGCACAGGCTACATAcatgtactccactacatttcagagcaaaatattacatttttactgcactaaATTGAATTTATATGATCACTTCCAGTACTTCGTAGATGCAAAATAAGGATGCAAATTATaatttatgaataaattatgatgCAATGTTATGAATTAAGACAAAATTGTATTAATCACTGGGGAATATCTCAGGTTTTCCAGCAGTTTCATAGTTATTAAAATGAGCTCCACCTTGACCAGCTGTAACATGAAAGTgatgaacacattaatgcaccaagaattaaaatccaataatatacagtatattattaTGAAAAGAACCATTATGCATGataagcacttttacttttggtaagTTCGTTTTGCTGGATACGATTTTGTACTTTTGTTGTACTTTCATTaagtaaaaaacattattacttCCAATTTCCTGaaagttttttattgttgtaataCTCATATTTCGCCACTAAAAGcgcttttaattattttttttctgactgcAGTTCCGGTGCTCTCTTTATAATCGTCCCCGGATCAACATCCCGCCGTTCTGTAGTTCCACAACACACATGTATCTTACTGCCGTTAgctaaataattataataatataattaagtaaaaaaacattattacttCCGATTTCCTGaaagttttttattgttgtaatcCTCAAATGTCGCCACCAGGTGTCACTAAAAGCgcttttaattcgtttttttctgaCTGCAGTTCCGGTGCTCTCTTTATAATCGTCCCCGGATCAACATCCCGCCGTTCTGTAGTTCCACAACACGCATGTATGCTACTTCCGTTAgctaaataattataataatataataaagtaaaaaaacattattacttCCGATTTCCTGaaagttttttattgttttaatactCAAATGTCGCCACCAGGTGTCACTAAAAGCgcttttaattcgtttttttctgaCTGCAGTTCCGGTGCTCTCTTTATAATCGTCCCCGGATCAACATCCCGCCGTTCTGTAGTTCCACAACACGCATGTATCTTACCGCCGTTAGCTAAATAAAGGAAACTTTGGTGACATGAGTGCTGATAATTCTGTTGGAAATGTGTCTGTGCCTTTACGGAATCTGCTGAACTCCATCCAGTGTATCAGAGACCGAGTCAGAGGTAAATATGACACATTTAAGATGTGACGCAACCTTTAACTGCATGCTACCGTTAGCACGTGTCAAGCTAAATGTGCTAACCGTTGGTTTTCACTTCTGTAAGTTAAACTTCTTAAGTCTCTGAAGCAGTTTGACATAATAACGTTACGTAACGTGTTCGTCCCAATAAgccgtttttatttattcttttttttttttttttttttttacatttcactctCAGTGACTTTGTATTTAATGACAATATACAAGTCCTGCAACACTATTTAATCAGCACAATAATGGCTATAAGTGGGAAAACTCAACAATGTTTTTTGTGCgaaaacacagttataatgacttaaatcattaaaaaagcaattaataaactggaaacaaaaaaaaatcatccagtctatcaagctttaatgaatgatataatgaaacatttgcagttagatACAATAAAATTCACCCAGAGAGGTAAGATAAacaccttttacacaatatggcagccatttatggattattatactaaatataatcccatgaaaaattaacaactgtaaattttagaacacttgacaccctccaagttgtattattactatttaaatctctttcttttatttgtaaacctttattattgttttgatatttgatttgactccacctaggttttttttgttttttattattgcttttatttttctgccatcattctgctctttcgtgttgatttgaagcataaattaacatgtatcttatttatttttgtatgtgaacaaaagggggaaaaaaacaagaaagagaagttggggggaaaaaaagcagttttctggaagattatgtttaaaaataaatagaataaaatggaatttatataaacaagactttcccaagtgcccacaagtgtcatgaatatagAGGACAAAATAGGGTCTATATGCaatattcaatatataaaaatatacaaatctataagtcctgcagctctatgggatcagcacaatcatggctagaattGGGAATTGTTTgtattgtaaattgtttttagcaggatctggttattcaaaacagtttatttttgtcgATGAAGAATAAAGTGATCCCTTCAAAGTCtttaaatgtttagttttgtCACTCCAGAACTcacatattcagtttaatatgatatataacagAGAAACTCAGGAAATATCCATGTTTGAGagactgaaaacagcattttctgccattccTGCAtgaaaagttaccaaaaaatgtCCGAAGCAGTGACTCATCACAAGTTCTGAGATTCAGATGTGATGTTTTCAAAAGCcagaaatattcagtttaaaattatttataacaAATGTGGAGCCGAACTGAAACAATTATGAGCTAACACTAACCCTAGCCCTTATTATTTCAGCTCTCGCCTTTTTTAGTTAATACAAATAATCCTTCtgagtaggggtgtgccatatcatatcgttcactataatatcggtatattttttttatggttaaaaaaatgcatatcatgatattggcaacattcctacttcttgatgtagtggcgtaaggctaacattagctaacaattaaagttgttttaatcacaaaaagctacttacccTCTGTCTcgaaaaacatgcagctttcaaaataagagcacggtgtgttaacagaatccaccgcagaacttacaagaagactttcaaaataagatgccttaaataaaacatacaagaacctttattctcctttacaaaatgtcattaaaatatgcccccgaaacccctaaatggttatttttattattttactcatactcaagagtcaagagtaaacgtttttgtatttggcaactgtt
Coding sequences within:
- the LOC131969109 gene encoding H-2 class II histocompatibility antigen, A-R alpha chain-like, encoding MSVSVIVVIFVFTGAVCTSATTPPHDFHYTTGCYESGLVLVDGLLDDQVAGYADYSRKEVVVVIPHVPPVLGGLVEVAYQFAKNSISECRNTLRILKGRSPHAVIPQDAPHVSVHSRYEGEDGVLNTLFCLADHFYPPSINFTWTKNGVEVTEGVSNQRYRHNSDGTFHRISTLSFTPQDGDVYSCWVQHQASQRPLSRSWELQQQQHSNMSLAAGFFYTSLVLCLLGIGTGVFFFTKQPN